The window AGGCAAGTAAGGGTGTGGAACTATCTGACATGAGACCAAGGTTTTATAAAAATGCACTGACCATATTGCAAACATACTCAATAGGCCGGGAGTTTCGCTCTAGGCTGTTGTGATAGGCAGACATCATTTTCCACTCTTTAGCAATCATCCCCTATGAACGAGAAGACCAAAGCCTTTTATGCTTCACTCCACGAAAAGCTCTCCAATGAGCACTTCCCATTACTGTATATGTTCAAATTTATCACCCCTTCAAACCACGACAAAATCGCGTTGTTGACCAATGTGTTTGATGAAAATGCCGAAATCACACTCAACCAGTCCAAAAAGGGCAACTATACCAGTATCAGCGCCCGGACGGTCATGCTCTCTCCCGAGGAGATTATCCGCATTTATCAAAAGGCTGCCGAAGTAGAAGGGGTCATCTTGCTCTAAACAGTCAGATAACCCAAGCCTTGGTTTTTACGTTGGAATAGCAAACCAACTTCAAAAAGACCTATGAAAACAACTTTATGGATGAGTCTTTGCCTTTGGATAGCCAGCCAGTATGCCATACAGGCACAAGGAGTGATGCAGTACCGCGAATGGCATCACGAAGGCAAGGCTCAAATGGTAGCAGGGGATTATGTGGCGGCTATTGCCAGCTTTGACAAGGCCATCCAACGGATGCCTTATTATGTTACGATGTATTTTGACCGCGCCGATGCCAAGGTGCTCAACGGCCAATATAAAGAGGCTATAGGCGATTATAACTACGTGCTCGAAAAGCAACAACGCAACTACAAAGCCTTTCGGGGGCGTGGCATCGCCAATTATCATCTGAATAACTTTGATGCGGCGGAGCGCGACCTGCGCGAATGCCTCAAATATTCGCCGGTAGATATGGAAGCGCAAAAATACCTCAATTATGTGCTCGAAGAGAAAGAAGCCTTGGCACAACAAGCCGCAATGGAACGCGCCCGCCAACAAGCCCTGAATCAGCAATACCAAGCCCGACGAGAGGCCGAGCTGCGCCGTTATCGTACGGCAGTAGTGGCGGCGGCGGTGGTGCCTGTGGTAGTTTGGGCGGCTTGGCGGCCTACACGCTACCATTACCGCAGCGTATACTATTACCGTCGCTGGTAAGCGCTGTTACTGCTCTTTTTTCAAACCTTCTTGGATACACTCACGGAAGCCTGTCGGGTTGGCTACATACTCGATGGGCTTTTCTGTGCCCGCCCCCCCCGACGCAGTAATATTGATTTTGCCAAAATTCAACAAACGCCCAATCAGGCTTTGGCTTACTTCTACAGTTTCTATATGTTTGAGGCTGATGGTCATAGAATTATAAGTAATGACTCCTTCCTTGATGTAGATGCGTTTGTTGGTAATGATGAGCACCGTGCTACGGATTTTGATGTATTCGATCAACCCACGCACAGCACCAAACCCAAAAATAAGATAAGATACCACACGCAAAAACCAGTTGAAGTCAGGGTTTTCGATGCTGATAGCCAAGACCA of the Eisenibacter elegans DSM 3317 genome contains:
- a CDS encoding DUF493 family protein; the protein is MNEKTKAFYASLHEKLSNEHFPLLYMFKFITPSNHDKIALLTNVFDENAEITLNQSKKGNYTSISARTVMLSPEEIIRIYQKAAEVEGVILL
- a CDS encoding PH domain-containing protein, producing MSSKENSSAQQRKNAAAGVQKGEHVIHRASLHWVLYTVPGLIMLGGITLLVLAISIENPDFNWFLRVVSYLIFGFGAVRGLIEYIKIRSTVLIITNKRIYIKEGVITYNSMTISLKHIETVEVSQSLIGRLLNFGKINITASGGAGTEKPIEYVANPTGFRECIQEGLKKEQ
- a CDS encoding tetratricopeptide repeat protein, which translates into the protein MKTTLWMSLCLWIASQYAIQAQGVMQYREWHHEGKAQMVAGDYVAAIASFDKAIQRMPYYVTMYFDRADAKVLNGQYKEAIGDYNYVLEKQQRNYKAFRGRGIANYHLNNFDAAERDLRECLKYSPVDMEAQKYLNYVLEEKEALAQQAAMERARQQALNQQYQARREAELRRYRTAVVAAAVVPVVVWAAWRPTRYHYRSVYYYRRW